A window of Sphingobacterium kitahiroshimense genomic DNA:
CTATTGTTATTATTGTGCATCGTAAATCCTATCCGGGATCTGTACTCAATAGATTATTAGCTAATAGCAGTAAATTGCCGGTTATGGAAGTAGAGGATAAGATGACTATTTTTCCCGGGAGCATTTATATCGTTCCGCCTGACTATCATATGCTTTTTGAAAATCAAACCCTGGTATCCTTAGACTTTTCAGAAAAATTAAATTTTTCACGTCCATCAATTGATATTACATTTCGATCAGCCGCAGAGACCTTTAAGGAGAATGTTGTTGCGTTGCTGTTATCAG
This region includes:
- a CDS encoding chemotaxis protein CheB, which gives rise to MSDSIFVIGGSAGSLKVLLEVLPQLDTDILFPIVIIVHRKSYPGSVLNRLLANSSKLPVMEVEDKMTIFPGSIYIVPPDYHMLFENQTLVSLDFSEKLNFSRPSIDITFRSAAETFKENVVALLLSGANADGTNGLKEIKKYGGTILVQDPETAEIDYMPKQALLSMAVDLVLKPSEIASYINQLRI